A segment of the Nilaparvata lugens isolate BPH unplaced genomic scaffold, ASM1435652v1 scaffold8209, whole genome shotgun sequence genome:
ataaaatacagataagatatattataaactattcaaattcgattttcagagtaggatagaacttctaaccaaacttccgaagtcaacgacaacaagcattgttgacgttgacattcagattggccaaatttcaagtgtgctaaaacagctgatcaaaacttttcattatttgtgtttattattcaagaatcaaaacatttataataatatcatcttattgtcatttggaagaataaaaactataaactcaacctcttacataattgaacataatctaggttatttagacaaatcagaataaaaaataaaaatagttggACAATTTCcggatattcagattacctcagatttgctagagctatgaccttcctgttttgcttcggaagtgcctaataaacaattattctcatattatatcGTTTATtattctgtgtggcgaaaaataacgttcaccatgggcaaaaatttttttccggctctcaatcttttctagtcctcggcctacggacTCGGACTTAaaacccgatttcgagccggaaaagtctcatttttggccctaggtgcgaaatatactaattatgTTGAGTTTGTGTCTTTGCAGCCTTTACTGCAAGCAGGGGGCCACGGCACTAGTATTTGCCAGTGTCAGACTGCCAAGATAGTGACCACGAAGACAATCCCCATGCAAGTGGACGGAGAGGCATGCAAGTTGACGCCTTCCATCATCTCAATGAATCTGCTCAACAAGGCGCCTATGCTGGCCAAGCGACGAGGTGGCAAGGCTAATATTCCGTAAGTACCTCAAAAatagttaatattctccaatcTTTCCAAGATCTAAAAGGATAGCTGCCTACCTGGATTACTCTTGTAGAGATTGTAAGGTCTTTCAAAATTCAAGATATTGAAGAGGCGATATCCTACTTAAATCAGTTGCTGCAGGTGGACGGAGAGGCATGCAAGTTGCAAGTGGAAAGGCTAAtatcatagaggaacaatagcataagtagatatcccatggtatagggcgtttaggtcacaacttttactgttatctcatgccgattactgtcgattattgtcgatttttctgttttgaccgggtaagagtgtatatgaacggcacaatatatatttatatttattcattcgtggatacaattacaaataatataaatatgattgggaaagaataacaggcactgcccaaaactattctaaacccaaattttgatactgataTTGATAATGTGTAATGCTAGTTCGCCTACATGGTGCagattgggtaacgctaaatggattagtaaatgatggcggtcagacaaacttatgttctcctgaccgaaaactacacaacatctcaaagaatttggaaatattcagTGTATATATAGGCATTTGACACTCATGAGCTataatatttgttgtgtatctgccatacgctaaataaataaataataaattaggaTATTTATTCACTttccaataataatcaatttagaCACTTTGATAATGACATAATTGTCCGAAACTGGTATATCTTCAAAACTAAATTGGTACTagcttttaaattttaaatataaagaaatggTAATATTATGGATTCATTGTGTAcctattatgaataaattttaaattttttcgtGCAAAAATTCGAAGAAGTCTTCTAGCTCTTACATTCAATGctattataattctttgtcCTGTGTGGAATCTTctaaaaattttccaatttctttccAACAGGCAAGCTACATTAGAACAACTGAAAGTCACAGTGCAGAGGATCAATATGGCTGACTATGAGCAACACCATTACGATAAAGAATTACTCAAACAAGCTGGTATGTAAAACCAAGACAATACAACTTATATGAATTATAGGAATATGGTTGCGTTATTTGATATTATATCTTTAAGCCTTAACATTAATAAATACAACATAATTCATAGTGGAATGTTCCTATTTGAATCCTCTGAATATTTATTAGAgaattgaattgtatttatttattttattatctatttatttatcatttacaaacaACTTAATGTACTTGAGAATATTTTGTTCACTGTTTCTTAAAGAAGTTTTTTAGTTTATATGatagtttgacaccttgtgGGACCGGACTCCCGGACTGTGAATATTGTGTcaataaacaattaataattCCTGGCCACTAATTTATCACCAACATTCTTTTATTGATTAAACGATACACaattatttcttttaaataatttggtggtggatcaacaggcacagcccaaactgttcctcccccgaattGAGATTCATTATAATATCACATAAAATGGGTTATGTTTTCTTCACttcatgaaatttataaagaaatgcattaaggttgtgcattcaataatttttttcagaatttttttctttttcttatctattggacaggttcttaggacatattatgcaattgaaatatttttatcagcttctgttaGCTAACAATGGAGCTTCAAATGTTACTTTTTTGAGGCTGATGATACACATACCCTACAAAAACTATTGGTCagaaaattttgagaaaaatatgcaagTCTCCTCTTCAATATAACAAAAATTACGTTAACTTTGTTTTTGAGaatctaaaaaaaatcaaatttttatgcattttgaactcctttttcacattcaatgttcGTTCTATAGGCTTCAAATTCATAGCAACTTGTAGCGCTGTTCTTGGTGAATAAAGTTGATGCTCAAACTTCTTCTATAGACACAATAATAGCCGCTGGTATGTGTACCTTTAAAGCACAGTTTTACGCCTGCTATGCTCGGGCAGCAAGTGAATAGTACAGCTGGAGCGATCTAGTGGAATTAGTTTGTCCCTAGAGCTAagccaggacctcctaaatacctatttaggaggtcctggctAATAATCTAAACATTGATCTATGAATTCTATTgcgatatttcaattttaaattcgacttcattataaatttagaaaatttccaCTCTGTATGTATTTTTTACCCTTCTGATTATGCTTTTTGAATAATACGATTTCATACGATATGATTggattttgatttaattttttgctGATAATTCTAATATTCATTTCCCACAGCGATTACAATGGGTTCAATCGAGGTGAACCCAGTCTCAGACTTGGAGCAGGTGCGGCAAATGGTCAATAAACTGCAAGAGTCGAAAACTGATCAGCCAAAACTGTCTCCTGATTGGTGTTTTGTCGATTGTaagtgataattattgttgaaagtaTATTAATGACAAAATTTGAAGATATTCAGCCTACTgtcttaatataatatgaataaaatatttttttaaactaaCTTTGTTATaatacaccgtgattcaaaaagaataccacaactttgaaaatttctaACTCTGCAAAGAATGAACGGAGAGTGAAGCACTATCTGTCATCGATTTGAGGCACTCTgtataatcaaaaataataatttgttagtAGTGTGCATTATTCATTCTacttattagaaaatattattttgtgagaagatgaaaaatgaataattgacaatatttgacaaataatCTGTGAATTGTGAGACCTGTGCGTAGTTCTAACGATAAGCTATATTAATAGTTGCGATAAACAGCTTAAaactattacaattttataacTGCTTTAGTGACCAATCGAGCTCATTTGAAATCAAGGAAATGTCATATTCTTTTGTATTAAGGCTGTCAACCTTATCCTTGAAAATAGCTGAGGGTAATGATAGACGTATTATTGTTGT
Coding sequences within it:
- the LOC120349094 gene encoding eye-specific diacylglycerol kinase-like is translated as SSAYGLGLKTRFRAGKVSFLALGAKYTNYVEFVSLQPLLQAGGHGTSICQCQTAKIVTTKTIPMQVDGEACKLTPSIISMNLLNKAPMLAKRRGGKANIPQATLEQLKVTVQRINMADYEQHHYDKELLKQAAITMGSIEVNPVSDLEQVRQMVNKLQESKTDQPKLSPDWCFVDSCTAERFFRVDRAQEHLHYLTDIANEMLYILDTVTAQTPDDDPPNSNSGFPAPSSNSNHQSPSSLLGDQTTPELSYGDRLKVGAKATTVSYGPVWC